In the Bacillus sp. FJAT-42376 genome, GGGATCTCATACTTTTACATTGGAAGATACTCAATACACGATGACAGCGGAGGAAATGGGTTATCAAAAGTATTTCGACAAATGGAAAGAGCACGGATTGTTTAATTAACAGATGCATGGGTTAAAGAAGAATTGTGTGTTGAGCAATTTTAGGACTGAGGCCATATTGCAGTTACTCTGTTAAAGGGGGCTTTAATTGAATAAGGAACCTAATTATATCCCAAAAGCCCAGAACAACCTGTTCCAGGCTTTTTACTTTTCATATAGTTCTTGCTCAAAATGTTATTCAAATTATCTGTTCAGCGTTTATAGGTGATATCTTCCCGTTTATAGACTTTATTGGTTGGGGATTAAATCTGCACAATTTGATCCCCCTTTTCTATGTTTTGATTAATCCTTAAAACAGAACCCGTTACTTTCGTCATCTGCCGCTCAGGCTGTATTCATTCAAAACGGCTGCATGATCACCTGTCGTTATCAGGCTGATGATTTCATGATTCTTAAGCCGGATGGCCTTTTTCAGTTCCTTTGAGTTTGGAGCCGCTCCGTATTGCATCAGGTAGGCGACCATGTATTTATTATTTTTGGTGATAGCGAGTTCCATGGCAGAGTGGCCGGATGCGGATTTCGAGCAGGGGGTGTGGTTCTGTTCCAGTGCAGCGGCAAGGCTTGTGACATTGCTGCTCAAAATACTGGAAATCAGGATGTTATCCGGCTCCTTCCTTTTTTTATTTTTTCCATACACATATAGTCCAATGGCTATGATCATCACGAAAGTCCAGGAGATGGCGGGTAAAAAAGAGCTGATTGATTCGACATTCATGCTGCGTTGACTCCTCCGATATTGGTTTCTTACCACAGTTATATCGGGTGAAAAAAAGAATCGTTTAGTCCGGGTTCTGATTGCCACAAAACAAAAAGCCCCTGTTAATGGGGCTTTTGCTTATTTTCTGGCCATGTTTGTGCTGTAAAGCTCGTTAAAATGCAATTGGGGCGGCAGTTCATAGTTCGGGATCACTTCTGTTTCATTTACACTGTAGCCGAACGACACGATGGAGTGATTAGCATAAAGGTTAAAATTCGTGATAAGTGTCTGAAGGAAGCTGTGCTGGGAGAAAGGCTGCTGATTCAAAACCATCACATAAGGCGTCGTTACTTCAGGAAGATAGGATTGGATGGCGCCGCCGACTGTCTGATTCGCACAGCCGACTGCTGTTGTAAGCGGATGGGAGACAGACGTTAATCTATTGGTAACGTGCTGGTCGGGTGAAAGATCAAGAATAACAACAAGGTAGTTGCTGTAGGTTTGTTCATATACATTCTCGAGTCTGGCAATTGTGCTTTCGTCTGCATAATTCAACGGGAGAAGCAGGGTTAGTTCAAGAGGGATATTCCGTCTTTGTCTTGCCTGATGGCGTACAAAATGGAAGGCATATCTCCAGCGGCGGTGCTGCTCTGTGGTTTGCAGTTTGGCTGAAATGCTGTGTTTGGAATTGACCCGGTAACTGGCGAGTTCAACCGGTACATACTTGATGTCACAGTGTTCAGTCAGCCGCAGCCAATATTCGTAGTCTTCAACGGGTTCTGAACCGTAGCCGGCAATCTTCGCTGCGATGTCTTTTTTGTAGAGAAAGCAGATGCCAATGGTGCAGGCATTCAACAGGTTTTCTTTCGGCTGGTTTAAATACCTGCGAAAGTGGACCATGTCTTCTTCGGTCTGAAGGAATTGACCTTCGTCATTGAACATCCGGAAGGAGCTGTGCACAAGTCCGATTGGTTCCGGGGAAGACTCGATTAGATTCCGCAGTGTCTCAATGAACGGAGCATAATAGACGTTGTCGCTTGATACCCATGTGAAATAACGGATCTCTGAATCGGAGAAAAGCACGTCAAATCCGCGGTTCAGAGAATAGGTAACGCCCTTGTTAACCCCATTATCGAGAATGGTTACTCTCGGATCATAGGAAGTAAGCGATTCAGCGATCACCTTCATCTCCGGCGCTCCGTCAATGACAATGACAAATTTAAAATTCGCGTATGTCTGGGCAAGAATGGACTGGATGGCTGCTGTTAAAAAAGCAGGATTTTGATAATAAACAGGCATAACAATGCCAACATCAGGCATAACAATGCCAACATCAGGCATAACGGGTTCACCACCATTAGAATGTAAAGTATCTTATTCAATCCGGCAATCAGTGGCTTGTATATTTGTCTAATGAAAAAAGAAGCAGGCAACCCGCTCCTTTTTATCCCTCTTTTACAATTCCGATAGCAAATCCGTCATATCCTTTGGAACCGACCGTTTGAATGGCGGTCGCATCAATTCTCGGGTCTTCTGAGAGCAAATCGATAAACTGCTGGACCCCTTTTACACTGGCATCTTCAGCGTCCCCATCCACGACATGTCCTCCACGTACGACGTTATCTCCAATGATGACTGCTCCGGGATTGGCAAGCTCGAGTGCCCATTTCAAATAATGGGGATTGTTCGGTTTGTCAGCGTCGATAAAGATAAAGTCGAACTTTTTCCCTTTTAATCCGGGAAGGGTGTCAAGCGCCGCACCTGTTACAATCTCCACCTTCTGTTCCAGTCCTGCATTCCGGATATTTTCTTTTGCCACCTCTGCGTGCTTCGGATCATACTCAAGCGTAGTGAGGTGCCCGTCACCCGGCAGCGCGCGTGCAAGCCATATGCTGCTGTATCCGCCAAGTGTGCCGATTTCCAGTATATTTTTTGCCCCTTTCAGCTGAACGAGCAAATGAAGAAATTTTCCCTGATTCAATGAGACATCAATCGCAGGCAGACCGGCATCTGCATTTGCTTTTAATACAGCATCCAGAATCGGATCCTTTGGATGAAGTTTTGTACTGAAATAATCGTCTACCTCTGTCCATAATGCTTCTTGATTCACGTTTACATCCCCCTTTATTTTTATGAATTGTATCATATTTCCACTCTTGCCGGTAAGGCAGGAAGGGGAAAGGAAAAAAATGTCGAATGGGTAAGGGAAAGTCAATCTGGGGGGATATTGCATGAAAAAGCTACTGGTTCTATTAGGCACTGTGCTTTTGTTCAGTGTAACAGCAGGGTTTCAGACCATATCGGAAAAAACGGAAAAACCGTTTCATCCGGCGGAATTGGGAGACCGGTTTTTAAAGGGAGACTATGAAGCGGTCTACAGCCAGACAAGTTCCGAATTTAAAGCAGAAGTGCCGATGAAGGATTTTATACAGCTGGCCGATGAGTTTAATAAAGGTGTCACAGGCTATAAGCTTACTTCCCATCTAACTCTAAACAGAGAGCTGAAGCAGTATACGTGGACCGATCAGACAGGAACGAAAGGGATATCCGTTATCGTGCAAAAGGATTATACGATATCCGGTTTAAATCTCATTCCGCTTAAACAGCATGAAAGCGACAAAGCCTTTACAAAAAACAAATACACCATGCCGTTCAAAGGGCGGTGGCTCGTATATTGGGGCGGAACAAATGTCCTCTTGAACTACCATTATCCGTATGAAAGCCAGCGCTATGCGTATGACTTCCTGGAGATGAGAAGGGGCCAAACGTACAAAGGGGATCCGGCTGAAAACGAAAACTATTTCGCATTTGGAAAACCGGTAACAGCACCCCTTGAAGGGAAGGTCGCAGCCGTTGCCGATGGCATCAAAGACAATGTGCCAGGGGAATTGAATGCAGCTCAGCCTGCAGGAAACCATGTCATCATTCAGCACAAGAACGGCGAGTACAGCATCCTGGCCCACTTTAAGAAAAATTCCATTAAGGTCCGAAAAGGGGATACAGTCCGGACGGGGCAAATCCTTGGAGAATGCGGAAACTCCGGCAACTCGACAGAAGCACACATCCACTTCCAAGTAAGCACAACCCCTGATCTCATGAAAGGAAAGTCCGTAAGAATTCGTTTTGCGGATGGAAACGAGCCGGTCAGAGGCGAGTTTGTAAAAAAATAAGCAAAGAAAGTCCCTGCATCCGATGCAGGGACTTTTAGACGTGAAGGACGGCTTCTTTGTCTTCTTCGTAGTAAATGGTCGTCATTTGCCGGTTCATGCTGTTGATAAAACTGCTGTACTGAAACGCGAGAGCGGTCATGGAAGCCTTCTGCTGGGAAATGGCCTCCTGCTGGAGCTTTTGATGCTTCTCCATTTGCTCGCCTATTTTGTCCACCAGCTCACCCGACTGGGCTTCCATTTCAGATTGAACGGTTTGCGTAAATTTTGTTCCTGCTGCGTTTAACTCATCAAGAAGAGTGTTAAAGGTTTGGGCTTTATGAGTCAGGTCCTGTTCCGGAATAAGCTGATGCAGGAAAGACAGCTGCGGCATTGATCATCCCTCTTTTCTCATATTAACGTGAACATCGCGGCTACTTTTTTATCTTCTTTAAAAAAATCTTCAACGGAGGATTTGATTTTATTTACTTGTTTGATACCTTCTGCCTGTTCGGTTTCATGGTAGTGGAATAAATCTTGGAAGGTTGCCGTATTGGCGGGAGGAATCGGATATATGGCTTCCTGGACATCGATGCCGGTCACTTTATAAACGGCCGAGCTGTATCCAAGTTTACCCAGAGCCCAGGAAAAATCGGATTCGGTTGCAGCAATTTCCTTCATGAGCGCTGCTTTTCTGGAGGTATAATCATCGGTATATTCTCTATGATAAGCTTCTTTCAGCTGATTCAGAAGCGTTTTCTTTTCTTCATAAATGCCCAGGCCTTCCTTATAAAGACGAAGGGCAGAAGATAGGTTGATGATAATGGGCTTGCCGTTAACGGATTTCGCCTTATACATATCATCTCCGTTATAAGAAAAACCGTCTAAGGAGAGTGCGCTGATGACCGCATCCATTAAATGGGCATCCGTGGCCATTCCGAACTTTTCCATCAGCTCTTCAAGGATCGTCTTGATGGATCCGAAGCCAGCCATAAATTCATTGAATTCGGTTTGAATGATATCAGATGTGTTCATCAGGACTTTGATCTGATCTAAGAACCCTTTAATATCCCCATTGCGGAGCTTCTCTAAGGAGGCAACATCGCCAATGTTTTCAATGGCCGCCTCCATCGTTTCCAGATTTTCCACCATGCCATCAATGACGGACTCAATCTGCTCCCGCTCTTCAGCGGATACCGTCCCCACAATCGATAGGAGGGCAGGCAGCTCATCCTTTAGACTTGTCACCCTTTTAATCATCAGCACAACATGATCCTTCATCGCACCAATCGTTTTAGCGGCCGTAATGGCATCCTCCGCCCGCTTAATCGGATTAAGGATAGTAAGGTCAAGATCTTTCAGCGTATCAAAAGAATCATCCCAGAACTTTTTATCGTAGCCTGTCACCCCGAAAATGACACCGTCAATCCCATCTTTCTCATAATAAGGAGCAATCTCCGCAAGCTTCTTCTGAATCACCGCCAAATCCTCATCCGAGACGTTATCCATCACACTCTTAATCCCCTCAAAATCCGGATTCGTATCAATCATCTTCCGGTCCCCGAAGAAAAGAAAGCCCCGGAAACCTGATATTGCATAAAGGATTTCCTCTTGAGATGTAGTGTGGTGGATGTTTTTGCCTCGTTCTTTGTAGTAGTCGGTCGCGAATTTTTCGAGTTCGGCGCTTGGGATGGAGTAGATTTCACTTGGATTAGATAGATTAAATTTATTATTAACACGCAATAAAAATTCCCTGTCTACATATGCAAGCTGATATGCACTGGGAGGTGCGTCGTTAAAAGTATAAACCTCTTTGAAATTACCTTTTTGAAGCTGGAGCATCTGAATTAAATTTCCTCCAAGAGAATGGCCTAAGCCATATCTTTCTAAAGGCGGAATTGACTCATCTCCTGTCTTTGATTGAATCTCTTTGTTTACCGTTTCTGCGAACCTGGTTGCTTGATCCAATTGTGTACGATCTCTGCCTGTGTAAATACCAAAAACATTATATAACCAGTCCAATGGTTTCCCTGAACCGTTATCCTCGCCCATTTCACTGCCTCTAGTGATTGTGTAGGATTGATTTATTTTCTTTTGTGGATCATAAAAATGGATAACTGTTCCGTCAAACCCTGAGTCTTTATCAGTCTGATACTTTTCTGAGCCTGAATGATAAATATTGATTTCGGCAGGAGGTGCTTCACCTGTCTCTTCAATATATATTTGACGGACCTTTTCCTGAAAAGCTTTTATTTCGCTATCTGAGGGGTCTTTTGGAATTTCGTATTCCAGTTTCGTAATCCGTGCACGCAACATGTCAGAGGATAATACTTCTTTATTTGATTTCATCCGTCTGCACCTGCTTAAATTTTACGGAATCCATGATTTTTTTTGCAATCTGTTTATGCTTTTCTTCGTTCGATGTACAGTCCTTATCGTCTTTCTTGCAGCTTGCACTATACATAAAACGGATGCCCTGATTACTTTCTTCCGTTTTGATAAAACTAAAAAAATTATAGCTGATGGCATCGTCTATATCCGATGTTTTCTCTCCGTAAAAAATTGTAGCATTCTCGTTTTTCATTTCCTCATACTTGCCGTCATAACTTACCGAAGTGGAAAGAAGATCCAGGTTAGCAGCAATATCCTTTGTGATTGGCAAGTTCTCATAAATAACCTGGGTGTTAACCTTGGCCTTCTCCATGCTTCCGGAAAACATGACGGCTTCCGAACTATTCCCGTTCCTTTCATTGCCAAAGTCTTTGGAAATGACAGCATCCTTAGGAAATAACATGGTGTAGCCTTTAGTTTTTGATTCAAACGTATAATATCCTTTTTCCGCTTCTTTCGATGAAGTCAGATAATCTCTTGTGAAATCATCTGCTATAGCCGGTGGTGCAGGAGATTTTTCTGGATCGGTTTCTCCTTGGACAGTTTTCTGGTCGGGATTTTTATCCATTCCGCAGCCTCCAATAGTTAATAAACTAAAAATCACGGCAAGGCTTATAAATATTTTCAAAGTAAAGCCTCCTTAAAGGTCACTTCTTTCCTATAACCTATTACTACCACATATTCCCACGACGATACAATATAAAACGGAACTCCCCTTGTTTTTGCAACTTTTTACATATGGATAGTACGGTGCATAAGTATGAATCGTTTTGCCGGTCAAGAACTTTTGGCATGGTTAGGACACAGTACTTAAATAACGGATTAAAGCGTCACGATTTACATTATTTTTTTGTGGTTAGGGAATTTTGGAGTTTAGCGACAGGGGGTTATTATCTGTTGTTTAGTTGCTATGAAGATGTATTCAACACCAATTTTTCAACCTGCTCGGATTACCCAGATACGTGCCTCAGCCTCCCATCGCAAAAAAATGAAACATGCAGCAAGTATTAGGAACCGTCACAATTTAATTCCTCCTGCCCTCCGTATTTTATTTGTGAATAAAATTTACCGATTTTATTATTTTCATAGCGGTTGTTTCAAAAGTATGGGTAGCAGATAAGCATTTCTTATCAGCCTTCTGACAGCTTACTCCATATATAAATTGGATGGCTTGGGTACTGTGCTGGGACTTTATATAAGCAAAATAGTTAAAGGAAATGGTGTCTTGAACATCAAATGAATTTTGAGCGAAATAGATGGCTAGTTTCGTGTCTTTCATTTCCTGGTAATTTCCCTCATATCCTATTGTTGAAGATAATAGGTCCAAATTTACTTCCGTATTTTTGGTTATGTTCTTATTTTCGTAGGTGGAGTCGACCATGATTGGGGCATCGTCACGCTCTGCACCATAGATAATTGCTTCATAGTAGTCACCATGAATTTCATTCCCAAACCCATCCGATATCACCGCATCAACGGGGAATAGCATCGTATACCCGCCTGTCTTTGATTTAAATCGATAAAATCCTTTTTCCACTTCTTTGGAAGAAGTCAGATAGCTTCTTGTGAATTCGTCTTTCATGGCCGCAGTGTCCGGCATTGTTTTTTTCTGTGTTTGAACAGAGCTGCAGCCGCCAAACAGGAGCGTCAGGCAAATGATTACAGGATAAAATAATTTAGTCATGGGCATTCTCCTCTCGGAATTGGACTTTTCTAAAAATTACCACAAACAGGGAGGAAAGGCTTTTAGAAAGCTTTGGTATAAGGTATGATTTAATGTGAAGCACTTACAATTTTCAGGGGGTGTCCTTATGGCTGTGAGCACTCTTTTGCCATACATGTCAGCTTCCCATGCAGAGCCTGAGTAAGCAGAAGGCGATCCTTTGCATGGGTGATGGTTAATAATCGCCTAAAAGTTAGGGTCACTTCTGCGGAACCGGCTTTGCCCTTCATTCTTACATTCAGAAGAAGGAGCTGGCAGAAGTGAAACATGTAAAAGCAGCCGCTGTGCTGCCTGAAAGTCTGCTGATTGAGATTCAGAAGTACGTGCAGGGAGAGACCATCTACATTCCTAAGCCTAATGAGGCTTATGGAAAATGGGGATCCCGCTCAGGCGGAAGAAGAGCAGTGGATGAGCGGAATGCAGAAATGAGAAAAGCTTTTAAAAGCGGAAAAACCATTTCACAGCTTGCATCTGACCACCACTTATCAGTGGAAACGGTAAAAAAAATTGTCTATAAAAAAGCCTCAAAGCACGGGTCGTCATGATCCGTGCTTTTTATGCCGAAAATAATTCATAATCATGTTTCCCCTTTCGAAAATACACAGCCTGTGTTTACAATAAAAGAGGACAGAAAGGGGCGGTGGAAATGGAACCATTTATTCGGACGGATCAGTATCAATTTATTAAGTCGCAGGCCTATTCCATTGTGAACGGACACGCGACAGCGAATCATCAAGGTGTATTGAAGGCCGTTAAAGAGATGGCAAGGGAACAGGTTTTGCGTTTAGCGAAGTGGACGGATGAGCAGAGAAGACTGCTTGAGCCGGTCTATGACATAAAGGACCGGGGAGATGCAGAGCTGTATGCAGCCGCCATTAAATCTTACGTGATTCCTTTCAGGGAAGTCGGGGAGCCTGAGATAAAAAAGCTTTTTCCTAAAGCGAAAAAGCTGAAGGCACCTGCCCTTGATGAAGTGGATTTAAAAGAAATCATCTATTTAAGCTGGAAAGACAAAGGCTCAGATAAAATGTTTCTGATTGCCCCTTATCAAGGGAAATTGAAAGGATTGCATGGCACGTTTAATCCCCTGCATAAAAAAAGCATCTGCACCATCTGCGGCGGACATCAAGAAGTGGGCCTGTTTATGACCCAGGTAAAAGGAACGGCGCAGGGAACCTTTGTAAAGCGCGGGAATTACATCTGCAGCGATTCCCTTCAATGCAGCCAGCATATAAAATCACTCGACCGGCTGGAAGACTTTTTCGGACTGATGAGCTGATGAAGGAGTGGGGTGGAGGTGACTGTCCGGCTATGTCCGGTACCAGTTCGGCTTTTGGGGGAGAGGGGCACGGTGCCGGTCTGGTTTGCTTTGCGAGCTATAGTGCCAGTCCGGCTTGATGTGCAAGCTACAGCAGGTGCCAGTCCCGTTCTGCTTCACCGCAGCGGGGGACAGAGGGAACGAATGATGGACCCTTATGGCTCAAGGGCTGGCGGGGAAGGTGCCGGAGCTTTAGTACGGTGAAATTTGTGGGGACTGGCACGGTGCCAGTCCCTTTTTGCTTCACCGTAGCGGGGGACAGAGAGAACGAATGATGGACCCTTATGGCTCAAGGGCTGGCGGGGAAGGTGCCGGAGCTTTAGTACGGTGAAATTTGCGGGGACTGGCACTTCAAGTTAGTCCCAAGCATTAAAAATAATCTCCCCGATTCTCTCCGGCTTCCAAAAAGCGATTTCTTTAAGCTCTGCTTCATCTAGTTCGTTTTCATTTTTAAGCTGATTTCCGCTTATCGTTACTCGCTCATTTAATTCTGTCTTACTTAAAATTGTGTAAAAAGGGCGGAAGGATTCGGCCCATTCAGGCGGGTCCACAAACGAAATCCGGCCATACTCCACTGAAGAAGCAAAGGAAAGATAAGGATAATGGTGATTAAGCAATAGATGGATTTGCACGGTTTGGCTGTACATTTTCACATGATAGAAATTCAGGGGATACTCGGAATCCAGAAACAGCTCCATTTGCAGGCGATGTTTTTGTGCTGCAGTAAAACATACTTGTTTAAACTGAGCTTTGCCGATTTCGGGAAGGGGCGCTGCCTGAGTAAAACCGGTAATGCCATTCGGCAAGTGCATAAAATTCCTTCTTTCTTATATGATAAAAAAATTATATCTCTCTTTGTGTAAGCTATCTATTATAATGAATAAAAAAACTGGAGAAGGATCACATGGCAAGAAAATTTACGATTACGGGGCTGGCTATTCTTTTCATAGCGTTCATTGGTTACCTAACCTACCAAACCTTTTTCAGGATGACATCATTACAAGGAACGTCTCAAAGTGGAAAATGGGCGGCTGAATACCATGAAAATGATGTTTACTGGGAAACAAAAATCATAAAGCTCAAAAACACGGACGATCAATTGACGAAAGTAAACTTCATTGATAATGGGGATGTCGATGAGTACTCAGGCTTCAGCCGCGAGGAGTGGATGAAGGACCGGAACGGAAGATCGTACATAACGATCAATGTATTGGCAGATGCACCTGAAGAGAATCATAGCTATCAAGTACAGATCCATTGGCTGGAAAATGAAAAAGAATACGAAGAAACGATTACCCTGAAGTGATTCAGGGTGTTTTTTCATTTCTTAGCATAGCCGGGAAACGGTAAGAAAGTGGAGGTGCCAGTCCCGTTCTGCTTCACCGCAGCGGGGGACAGAAGGAACGGACGCTGACTCCTTATGGCTCAAGGGCTGGGGGAGAAGGTGCCGGAGCTTTAGTACGGTGAAATTTGTGGGGACTGGCACGGTGCCAGTCCCGTTTTGCTTCACCGCAGCGGGGGACAGAGGGAACGAACGCTGATTCCTTATGGCTCAAGGGCTGGCGGAGAAGGTGCCGGAGCTTTAATACGGTAAAATTTGTGGGGACTGGCACCGCCGCCAAAAACCGGTCGATGCCCGGGAACAATGTCCGGGAAGAGCGCACACCCGGTCGATGCCCGGGAACAATGTCCGGGAAGAGCAGCCCACCCGCTGATGTCCGGGAACAATGTCCGGGAAGAGCGCCCCAACCGTCGATGTCCGGGAACAATGTCCGGGAAGAGCAGCCCACCCGCTGATGTCCGGGAACAATGTCCGGGAAGAGCAGCCTACCCGCTGATGTCCGGGAACAATGTCCGGGAAGAGCGCCCCAACCGGTCGATGTCCGGGAACAATGTCCGGGAAGAGCGCCCCAACCGGTCGATGTCCGGGAACAATGTCCGGGAAGAGCGCCCGACCGCTCGATGCCTGGGAACAATGTCCAGGAAGAGAAGCTCGACCACTCGATGCCCGGGAACAATGTCGGGGAAGAGCGCCCCAACCGCTCAATGTCCGGGAACAATGTCCGGGAAGAACAGCCCAACCGCTCAATGTCCGGGAAGAACAGCCCAACCGCTCAATGTCCGGGAACAATGTCCGGGAAGAACAGCCCAACCGCTCAATGTCCGGGAAGAACAGCCCAACCGCTCAATGCCC is a window encoding:
- a CDS encoding glycosyltransferase family 2 protein, which encodes MPDVGIVMPDVGIVMPVYYQNPAFLTAAIQSILAQTYANFKFVIVIDGAPEMKVIAESLTSYDPRVTILDNGVNKGVTYSLNRGFDVLFSDSEIRYFTWVSSDNVYYAPFIETLRNLIESSPEPIGLVHSSFRMFNDEGQFLQTEEDMVHFRRYLNQPKENLLNACTIGICFLYKKDIAAKIAGYGSEPVEDYEYWLRLTEHCDIKYVPVELASYRVNSKHSISAKLQTTEQHRRWRYAFHFVRHQARQRRNIPLELTLLLPLNYADESTIARLENVYEQTYSNYLVVILDLSPDQHVTNRLTSVSHPLTTAVGCANQTVGGAIQSYLPEVTTPYVMVLNQQPFSQHSFLQTLITNFNLYANHSIVSFGYSVNETEVIPNYELPPQLHFNELYSTNMARK
- a CDS encoding O-methyltransferase; translation: MNQEALWTEVDDYFSTKLHPKDPILDAVLKANADAGLPAIDVSLNQGKFLHLLVQLKGAKNILEIGTLGGYSSIWLARALPGDGHLTTLEYDPKHAEVAKENIRNAGLEQKVEIVTGAALDTLPGLKGKKFDFIFIDADKPNNPHYLKWALELANPGAVIIGDNVVRGGHVVDGDAEDASVKGVQQFIDLLSEDPRIDATAIQTVGSKGYDGFAIGIVKEG
- a CDS encoding M23 family metallopeptidase; the encoded protein is MKKLLVLLGTVLLFSVTAGFQTISEKTEKPFHPAELGDRFLKGDYEAVYSQTSSEFKAEVPMKDFIQLADEFNKGVTGYKLTSHLTLNRELKQYTWTDQTGTKGISVIVQKDYTISGLNLIPLKQHESDKAFTKNKYTMPFKGRWLVYWGGTNVLLNYHYPYESQRYAYDFLEMRRGQTYKGDPAENENYFAFGKPVTAPLEGKVAAVADGIKDNVPGELNAAQPAGNHVIIQHKNGEYSILAHFKKNSIKVRKGDTVRTGQILGECGNSGNSTEAHIHFQVSTTPDLMKGKSVRIRFADGNEPVRGEFVKK
- a CDS encoding DUF6792 domain-containing protein, which gives rise to MKSNKEVLSSDMLRARITKLEYEIPKDPSDSEIKAFQEKVRQIYIEETGEAPPAEINIYHSGSEKYQTDKDSGFDGTVIHFYDPQKKINQSYTITRGSEMGEDNGSGKPLDWLYNVFGIYTGRDRTQLDQATRFAETVNKEIQSKTGDESIPPLERYGLGHSLGGNLIQMLQLQKGNFKEVYTFNDAPPSAYQLAYVDREFLLRVNNKFNLSNPSEIYSIPSAELEKFATDYYKERGKNIHHTTSQEEILYAISGFRGFLFFGDRKMIDTNPDFEGIKSVMDNVSDEDLAVIQKKLAEIAPYYEKDGIDGVIFGVTGYDKKFWDDSFDTLKDLDLTILNPIKRAEDAITAAKTIGAMKDHVVLMIKRVTSLKDELPALLSIVGTVSAEEREQIESVIDGMVENLETMEAAIENIGDVASLEKLRNGDIKGFLDQIKVLMNTSDIIQTEFNEFMAGFGSIKTILEELMEKFGMATDAHLMDAVISALSLDGFSYNGDDMYKAKSVNGKPIIINLSSALRLYKEGLGIYEEKKTLLNQLKEAYHREYTDDYTSRKAALMKEIAATESDFSWALGKLGYSSAVYKVTGIDVQEAIYPIPPANTATFQDLFHYHETEQAEGIKQVNKIKSSVEDFFKEDKKVAAMFTLI
- a CDS encoding CD3324 family protein — translated: MKHVKAAAVLPESLLIEIQKYVQGETIYIPKPNEAYGKWGSRSGGRRAVDERNAEMRKAFKSGKTISQLASDHHLSVETVKKIVYKKASKHGSS
- a CDS encoding FusB/FusC family EF-G-binding protein, translated to MEPFIRTDQYQFIKSQAYSIVNGHATANHQGVLKAVKEMAREQVLRLAKWTDEQRRLLEPVYDIKDRGDAELYAAAIKSYVIPFREVGEPEIKKLFPKAKKLKAPALDEVDLKEIIYLSWKDKGSDKMFLIAPYQGKLKGLHGTFNPLHKKSICTICGGHQEVGLFMTQVKGTAQGTFVKRGNYICSDSLQCSQHIKSLDRLEDFFGLMS